In Deinococcus radiophilus, a single window of DNA contains:
- a CDS encoding UvrD-helicase domain-containing protein encodes MSTFQPSHYQQAIFDFVRSGTGDGVVRATAGAGKTTTLVEIAKQLPSDLDAVFLAFNTHTANELRARLPRHVRACTVHSLGRRSLLDRFSQLGKRDPDTRKSRLLIKESIDRLKLEFAVPSEQWLQAEKYLQELLRFSVANLTDTKVEERVAQLAVEYNLTAPADQGLEVQCHREVRQLLRRRLDVFQEHGLYDYEDMLYLPIVLKLDIPKYDFVFVDEAQDLSAVQLELVLKAVREGGRRLFVGDERQAIYGFTGADADSLARIVERTGATVLPLSVTYRCPRSHVALAQQLAPEIEAAPGAPEGKIHVIKEAWLPRWVRRGDLVICRYTAPLVSNCLALLQQQIPAVVRGMDIGRDLLEMATQLFAGGLNGWEEQLGAYRIAEEARIRRRAANEIDAERQIAVRSDLLDSLEVLTAEVVRQGHHRLANLTEYIADFFSDKGGAPVVFSTIHRAKGKEADRVFILYPDNMPAVYARTAAAARGEACVQFVALTRAKKDLIFVEQQRSEMAVVQP; translated from the coding sequence TTGAGCACGTTTCAGCCCAGTCACTATCAGCAGGCCATCTTCGACTTCGTGCGGAGCGGTACCGGTGACGGAGTGGTCCGCGCTACAGCAGGCGCAGGCAAGACCACGACCCTGGTCGAGATCGCCAAGCAATTACCGAGTGATCTCGATGCGGTATTTCTGGCCTTCAATACCCACACCGCCAACGAACTCAGGGCGCGGCTCCCCAGACATGTCAGGGCCTGCACGGTCCACTCGCTCGGCCGCCGGAGCTTACTGGACCGGTTTTCACAGCTTGGGAAGCGTGATCCTGACACCCGGAAATCCAGACTCCTGATCAAAGAAAGCATCGACCGATTGAAACTGGAATTCGCCGTGCCGAGCGAGCAATGGCTACAAGCAGAGAAATATCTCCAGGAACTGCTGCGCTTCTCAGTCGCCAATCTCACTGACACCAAGGTTGAAGAGCGGGTCGCGCAGCTGGCCGTCGAATACAATCTGACTGCCCCTGCAGATCAGGGACTGGAGGTGCAGTGCCACCGTGAGGTCCGCCAGCTGCTGCGCCGGCGACTCGACGTCTTTCAGGAACACGGCCTCTACGACTACGAGGACATGCTGTACCTGCCGATCGTCCTCAAGCTGGATATTCCCAAGTATGACTTTGTGTTCGTGGACGAGGCGCAGGACCTGAGTGCCGTGCAGCTGGAACTGGTGCTGAAAGCCGTCCGAGAAGGAGGGCGTAGGCTGTTCGTGGGTGACGAGCGTCAGGCCATTTACGGCTTTACCGGAGCAGACGCCGACTCACTGGCACGCATCGTTGAGCGGACCGGAGCCACGGTCCTGCCCCTTTCCGTCACGTACCGCTGCCCCCGCTCGCACGTCGCGCTCGCCCAGCAATTGGCACCGGAAATCGAAGCGGCCCCTGGAGCCCCAGAAGGGAAAATTCATGTCATTAAAGAAGCCTGGCTTCCGCGTTGGGTGCGGCGCGGCGACCTGGTCATCTGCCGGTATACCGCTCCACTGGTCAGCAACTGTCTGGCCCTCTTGCAGCAGCAAATCCCCGCCGTGGTCCGCGGCATGGACATTGGCCGGGACCTGCTGGAGATGGCCACGCAGCTGTTCGCCGGCGGACTAAACGGATGGGAGGAACAGCTCGGTGCCTACCGGATCGCCGAAGAAGCCCGCATCCGCCGCCGCGCCGCAAACGAAATCGACGCCGAACGGCAGATCGCTGTCCGGTCCGATCTGCTGGATTCACTTGAGGTCCTCACCGCCGAGGTTGTCCGCCAAGGCCACCACAGACTGGCGAATTTGACCGAATACATCGCAGACTTCTTCAGTGATAAAGGCGGCGCTCCAGTCGTGTTCAGCACCATTCACAGGGCCAAAGGCAAGGAGGCGGACCGGGTCTTCATTCTCTACCCAGACAACATGCCGGCCGTCTATGCCCGAACAGCAGCCGCTGCGCGCGGAGAAGCCTGCGTCCAGTTCGTGGCACTGACGCGCGCCAAAAAGGATCTTATCTTTGTCGAGCAGCAGAGGTCGGAAATGGCGGTCGTTCAGCCATGA